The following proteins come from a genomic window of Leopardus geoffroyi isolate Oge1 chromosome A3, O.geoffroyi_Oge1_pat1.0, whole genome shotgun sequence:
- the LRRTM4 gene encoding leucine-rich repeat transmembrane neuronal protein 4 isoform X3 translates to MPGFRLITQLRGMRVVLVLLPTLLLVMLTGAQRACPKNCRCDGKIVYCESHAFADIPENISGGSQGLSLRFNSIQKLKSNQFAGLNQLIWLYLDHNYISSVDEDAFQGIRRLKELILSSNKITYLHNKTFHPVPNLRNLDLSYNKLQTLQSEQFKGLRKLIILHLRSNSLKTVPIRVFQDCRNLDFLDLGYNRLRSLSRNAFAGLLKLKELHLEHNQFSKINFAHFPRLFNLRSIYLQWNRIRSISQGLTWTWSSLHNLDLSGNDIQGIEPGTFKCLPNLQKLNLDSNKLTNISQETVNAWISLISITLSGNMWECSRSICPLFYWLKNFKGNKESTMICAGPKHIQGEKVSDAVETYNICSEVQVVNTEKSHLVPQTPQKPLIIPKPTFSKSDPTQPTLETPSPSPGFQIPGTEQEYEHVSFHKIIAGSVALFLSVAMILLVIYVSWKRYPASMKQLQQHSLMKRRRKKTRESERQMNSPLQEYYVDYKPTNSETMDISVNGSGPCTYTISGSRECEV, encoded by the exons ATGCCAG GTTTCCGTTTAATTACGCAGCTGAGAGGCATGCGTGTGGTGCTAGTGCTACTTCCTACACTGCTGCTTGTTATGCTCACGGGGGCTCAGAGAGCTTGCCCAAAGAACTGCAGATGTGATGGCAAAATTGTATACTGTGAGTCTCATGCTTTCGCAGATATCCCTGAGAACATTTCTGGAGGGTCACAAGGCTTATCATTAAGGTTCAACAGCATTCAGAAACTCAAATCCAATCAGTTTGCTGGCCTTAACCAGCTTATATGGCTTTATCTTGACCATAATTACATTAGCTCAGTGGATGAAGATGCCTTTCAAGGGATCCGTAGACTGAAAGAATTAATTCTAAGCTCCAACAAAATTACCTATCTGCACAATAAAACATTTCACCCAGTTCCCAATCTCCGCAATCTGGATCTCTCCTACAATAAACTTCAGACATTGCAATCGGAACAATTTAAAGGTCTTCGGAAACTCATCATTTTGCACTTGAGATCTAACTCATTAAAGACTGTGCCGATAAGAGTGTTTCAAGACTGTCGAAATCTTGACTTTCTGGATTTGGGTTATAATCGTCTTCGAAGCTTGTCCCGAAATGCTTTTGCTGGCCTCTTGAAGTTGAAGGAGCTCCACTTGGAGCACAATCAGTTTTCCAAGATCAATTTTGCTCATTTTCCACGTCTCTTCAATCTCCGCTCAATTTACTTACAGTGGAACAGGATTCGTTCCATTAGCCAAGGCTTGACATGGACTTGGAGTTCCTTACACAACTTGGATTTATCAGGGAATGACATCCAAGGAATTGAGCCGGGCACATTTAAATGTCTACCCAATTTGCAAAAATTGAATTTGGATTCCAACAAGCTTACCAACATCTCACAGGAAACTGTCAATGCGTGGATATCATTAATATCCATCACTTTGTCTGGAAATATGTGGGAATGCAGTCGGAGCATTTGTCCTCTATTTTATTGGCTTaagaatttcaaaggaaataaggaaagcacCATGATATGTGCAGGACCTAAGCATATCCAGGGGGAGAAGGTTAGTGATGCAGTGGAAACCTATAATATCTGCTCTGAAGTTCAGGTGGTCAACACAGAAAAATCACACCTGGTACCCCAAACGCCCCAGAAGCCTCTGATTATCCCTAAACCTACATTTTCCAAATCTGACCCCACCCAGCCCACCCTTGAAACACCAAGCCCTTCCCCAGGGTTTCagattcctggcacagagcaagagTATGAGCATGTTTCCTTTCACAAAATTATTGCAGGGAGtgtggctctgtttctctcagtgGCCATGATCCTCTTGGTAATCTATGTGTCTTGGAAACGCTACCCAGCCAGCATGAAACAACTTCAGCAACATTCTCTTATGAAGCGGCGACGGAAAAAGACCAGAGAGTCTGAAAGACAAATGAATTCCCCTTTACAGGAGTATTATGTGGACTACAAGCCTACAAACTCTGAGACCATGGATATATCCGTTAATGGATCTGGGCCCTGCACATATACCATCTCTGGCTCCAGGGAATGCGAGGTATGA